The Phragmites australis chromosome 1, lpPhrAust1.1, whole genome shotgun sequence genomic interval TCGACGACGGGCTTCGATTTCGCCTCGTTGTGCCACCACCCGTCCCCAGTGGCGACGGTGCGCGCCTTCCGCTCCCCACGGCCGCTCTTGCGGTGCAGCGGGGTGAAGAAGTACCACGCCCGCTCGCCGTCCTGGGCGACCGCTGGCGGGAACTCCCGGGTCAGGTCGGCGGGGTCCACGGAGTAGACGTCGGCCTCGTGGATGAACGTGCCGGCCTTGAGCTCGGAGGCGATCCAGGGGCGGAGGTGCGATCTGACGAGCACCGCATCGGAGGGGTGGGAGTCGAAGGCTGCGCACGGCGGCTTGTTGGGCGGCGACGGTGAGCGGGCCATGGAGGAGGgcggcgcggccgcggcggcggagtcGGCGAAGATATAGAATGGTTGGGAACCTGACGCGGCGGCGGCTTTATAATCTGATCACAAGTCGGAAACACGGAATCCTTTGATCTTTTCCGCGTGGGTCGGAGTCCGAATTGGAGTGGAGCAGCGAAGCGTGCGAGACATGTAGGCCAGGGGGCGGTTGAGAAGAGCCGTGCTCCGATTCGAGTCCGACTCCAGGTCGGAAGAGCAGGAAAACCCGGATTTGCCCTTGGGTATAAAGCAGGCCTGTTCTGATAGAGCGTCGTTTTCTATTTCTCGTTAGATCTTCTAAACAAATAATACTAGCTATATCTGTGtgttgtaatataaatataaatattagatatagtaATATCAAGTATGTATAAGGATGTGAATGTGTTGCAGAAGCAGAGCTAACGTGGATAATaaaagtagataaattatttaaattttaagagtttttattagataataGAAAAATAGTATAAAAGATGACGTAAAATTCAACTCATAATTTATATAGtttgttagctttgtttcaCAATGAAGCCCTCAGGCAACTTTGGCCTTCTCTTTTTTGTGATTTGGTAGTTCGTTGTCCTTTGGCACGTGTTCCTACTCATCTTCCCCTTGCATGCTAGGCTTACTGATTTTTAAGCAAATTCCTAGGCTTAATTTTTCGATTGGTTTCCAGCACTTTTCCTTCCAAAACAAGTACTGTATTTCACATTCATGTCCAGCGTCCAAATCCAATATAGCGTTCAATGTTTACATCCTCGCATTCTTTCAAAAACATGTTTGTATTCTTATTGATTTCAGTCACGTTGCAATGAAACGTCCGCTTACATACTAGGGATTGcaccatgaaaaaaaaaaaaaaatctgcataTATGAACGAAGCTAACGTGACTGAAATCGTCTGGTATTTACTGGTAAAAAAACACCCTGGATTGCACATTTGCACTGCCTAATACCTGAGATGGCTGAACTTGGACTGAGCTACACAAGGAGTCGCGCTCCACTGCAATGATCAAGAAGGACTCCAGGAATTGACGGCCAGAATCAAGGAACTTGTCTGTGCGCGCGGAACCGCGAAGTCGTGGAGGGTTCAGATCGCGCGCTTCAACCACCGAACCAACACCAGCGCGAGCTGGGCGCGATCAGCTCTTCCAGCGACAAGCACGCTGGGTAGCCCCTGTCGCCGACGGTCGAGGAAGggctcggcggcggcagctcATAGCGGTCCTTCCCAGGACTATTCAACAATCGCATGAAATCCCCGAGCCCGAGGTCTGCTTGGAGTTCTGCGTCAGGCCGGTCGACGTGGTCGGCCTCCGCGAGAACCCGATCCTTGTTCCTCATGTACCGAGAGAAGCTCGAGTCGTCTGTCCAGAGCGCTTCCGGATCGTCGGCCACCGAGTTGTCGCCAACGAGCCCGCCACCTTGGGTGTTGTCTTTCTCTTCGGCAACGGCTTCCTCGGTCGGACGGACACGGCGTCGTTGGGGCACCGGGGCTGGGTTCttgtcggcgacggcggccttCCTCTTGCGCCCGGCCGACAACGCCACGGCGGTTCTCCCGGCGGGGTGCGCGCGCGGGCTGAAGTATATCTTGCATAGGACCATGTCTTCGGCGTCGTCGATGCCGACCTCCACCATCAGCCACCCCGACCGGACACGCCGGCCGTCCACCATCGTCACGAACGAAAAGCTCTGCCGATGCCCTAGGCGTCGGCAGGGCTGCTCGACCACGGGCTTCGCGCCGGCCTCCGAGTGCCAGCACCCTTCCCCCGTGTCCACCGTGCGCGCCTTGCGCTGGCCGCAGCGGCTCTTGGCCCTGACGGCGGAGAAGAAGTACCACGCCTTGTCGCCGTTGCTCGCGATCGCCGGGGCGAACTCGTTCGTGAGGCTGGCGGGGCCGGCGGAGTAGACGTCGGCGTCGTGGATGAGCTTACACGACCAGTCGGCGGAGGCGACCCGGGGGCGGAGAAACGATGTGATGAGCTCGTCCTCGGAAGGGTGGGAGAGGAAGTCATGGCCCGGCTGCGGCGCCGTTTTGGAGCGCGTCGCAACCATGACTTTGAGTGAAAATTGTGATGCTTCCAGGAGATAATGAGCCGCGTCTGATGTATATTATCGCGATAACGAGCCCTACTGCCAGGCGGTTCCGAGTCCGGCTTAaaacttttttcttcttctcagaATCCGAATCCGACTCGACTATTTTTCCCCTCTCCCCTTTTGGAAACAGGGAATCCGACGGGAGTCCTAATTCGATCAGGCACATAAAAAGGGTAGCACGATGAGAATAGATCGGCAGGTTAATATATGGAAGCACCTCGTCCGTGCCGTCCTTCATGTTAATATATGGACAAGCATCAAAGCTATACGACAGGTTACAAGATTGATTTACAGATCTATCCCTAAGAAAATCTATCTTTATATATCCCATGGTTACATAATCAGGAGATTCTATTCTATCTAATATTCCCTCTCAATCACAACTTACATAAGTTAAGATTGTTCTGAAAATCTTTAAACTTCCACATTGGCAATGCCTTGGTAAAACTGTCAGCCACTTAATTACCGGATGATATAAACCGAATATCCAGAAATTTTTGTGCTACCCTTTCTCTAACAAAGTGAATCAACTTTAATATGTTTTGTCCTCGCATGAAACACACGATTAGCTGAAAGGTAAATAGCACCAATGTTATCACACCAAAGAATGTCTGCTTTTGGTTGAGGAATACCAAGCTCACGAAGCAATGTCTGTACCCATATAACTTCAGCTGTTGCATTGGCCAACGACTAATACTCTGCCTCAGTACTGGACCTTGATACCGTTGCATGTTTGCGTGCACTCCATGATATAAGAGTAGAACCTAAAAACACCGCAAAGCTTCCTGTGGATCTTCTATCATCTAAACATCCAGTCCAGTCTGCATCTGAAAATGCACTAATCACATTAGATGAGGACTTCACAATTCGAAGTCCATACCCCAGGGTACCACTAATATATCTCAGAATCCTTTTAATTGCAGTTAAATGATCTGTAGTGGGTGCATGAAGGTACTGATACATTTTGTTCATCGAGTACGCAATATCAGGATGGGTTAAAGTCAAGTATTGTAACCCACCTATGATACTTCGATACCGAGTAGCTTCTTCACTGCCCAAAGGATCACCCACCATGGCTGAGAGCTTCTCGAAAGTTGACAGAGGGGTACTGACCAGTTTGCAATTCTTCATACCAGCTCATGTAATCAACTCAGCTACATACTTCCCTTGCGACAGAACCAAGTCAGCTTGTCGACGAGTAGCTTCAATGCCTAAAAAATAATGTAACTCCCCTAAATACTTTAGAGCAAAGTCACAGCTGAGATCTTGAAGGAGTGCAGAAATTGCTTGATCATGAGAACTCACcacaataatatcatcaatatatactaaaaaaatatagtattatTGCTCCTCTTGAAGAAGAATAGAGAAGTATCGGCTTTAGATGGCATAAATCCTAGCTATTGCAACTTACTATTGAGACGAGAATACCATACTCTTGGTGCCTGTTTCAAGCCATACAAAGCCTTA includes:
- the LOC133884589 gene encoding uncharacterized protein LOC133884589 codes for the protein MVATRSKTAPQPGHDFLSHPSEDELITSFLRPRVASADWSCKLIHDADVYSAGPASLTNEFAPAIASNGDKAWYFFSAVRAKSRCGQRKARTVDTGEGCWHSEAGAKPVVEQPCRRLGHRQSFSFVTMVDGRRVRSGWLMVEVGIDDAEDMVLCKIYFSPRAHPAGRTAVALSAGRKRKAAVADKNPAPVPQRRRVRPTEEAVAEEKDNTQGGGLVGDNSVADDPEALWTDDSSFSRYMRNKDRVLAEADHVDRPDAELQADLGLGDFMRLLNSPGKDRYELPPPSPSSTVGDRGYPACLSLEELIAPSSRWCWFGG